Proteins encoded by one window of Campylobacteraceae bacterium:
- a CDS encoding 50S ribosomal protein L28 — MSRTCAISGKSPMAGNNVSHAKNRTKRRFLPNLRTVRVTLDDGTTKKIKICAKELRTLKKNS; from the coding sequence ATGTCAAGAACATGCGCAATATCTGGAAAAAGCCCTATGGCTGGAAACAACGTAAGTCACGCGAAAAACAGAACAAAAAGAAGATTTTTACCTAACTTAAGAACTGTAAGAGTTACTTTAGATGATGGTACTACAAAAAAGATCAAAATTTGTGCTAAAGAGTTAAGAACTCTTAAAAAGAATTCATAG